Proteins found in one Aethina tumida isolate Nest 87 chromosome 1, icAetTumi1.1, whole genome shotgun sequence genomic segment:
- the LOC109597979 gene encoding mitochondrial 2-oxoglutarate/malate carrier protein — protein sequence MSEQKKVPNAAKFAIGGSAGMLATCFVQPLDLIKNRMQTAVVKEYKSSGDAFVGILRKEGFFALYNGLSAGLMRQATYTTTRLGIYTWLFEAMTKDGTPPGFATKAGIGLIAGVVGSFVGVPAEVSLIRMTSDGRLPPSERRNYKHVIDAMYRIYKEEGIATMWKGAFATMGRAVVVNVAQLTTYSQVKQYFSKHIDEGIGLHFISAMISGLVTTIASMPVDIIKTRLQNMKTINGKPEYSGAGDVVGRILKNEGFFALWKGFTPYYFRIGPHTVLTFIFLEQLTGAYYKYVLKSEKGASM from the exons ATGAGTGAACAGAAAAAAGTCCCTAATGCCGCCAAATTCGCCATCGGAGGTTCCGCTgg catGTTAGCAACGTGTTTCGTGCAACCCCTCGACTTGATCAAAAACCGAATGCAAACCGCAGTTGTAAAAGAGTACAAATCGTCCGGCGATGCATTTGTGGGAATATTAAGGAAAGAGGGATTTTTCGCCCTTTACAACGGTTTGTCGGCCGGTTTGATGAGACAGGCCACCTACACGACCACGCGTCTTGGCATCTATACCTGGTTGTTTGAGGCGATGACCAAGGACGGAACACCTCCCGGATTCGCCACCAAAGCAGGAATTGGGTTAATCGCTGGAGTTGTTGGTTCTTTTGTTG GGGTGCCTGCGGAAGTCTCATTAATTAGAATGACATCGGACGGTCGTCTACCTCCATCGGAGCGTCGTAATTATAAACACGTAATCGATGCCATGTACAGAATCTACAAGGAGGAAGGTATAGCGACAATGTGGAAGGGCGCCTTTGCCACTATGGGTCGTGCAGTGGTCGTAAACGTCGCCCAACTCACCACCTATTCCCAGGTCAAACAGTACTTCTCTAAACATATCGACGAGGGTATTGGTTTGCACTTTATATCTGCAATGATTTCGGGGTTGGTTACAACAATCGCATCAATGCCAgtggatattattaaaaccag GttacaaaatatgaaaacaataaatggaAAACCGGAGTACTCCGGCGCGGGTGATGTAGTAGGTAGGATATTGAAGAATGAAGGTTTCTTCGCACTCTGGAAAGGTTTCACCCCATACTATTTCCGTATCGGACCGCACACTGTACTCACTTTTATCTTTTTGGAACAACTGACTGGTGCTTACTACAAGTACGTGCTGAAGTCTGAGAAAGGTGCCTCTATGTAA